The DNA window GTaatgatattttatctttGATCTGTCGATATTCGgcatcatattatttttatttaaaatgtatttacTGAACTAAACAAAATCTGCAATTAAGCACATTCTTGTtcttttgaatatttaaattaatatgtaataataatataatatcattACTAAAGGAATATTATGTTTACTTTTTATGGCAATTTATCTAAATCGCcttatgttttaatttatttaaacatgcttgataatatatacatctaataccattatttttataaaatttcgAATTAtccaattatatattttttgtaaccTTGCAATGGGTTTAAATAATCACATTtccttataattataagttTAAACATAGAGAAAAACGATGTGTTCTctctctttttttaataaagcGATTtcggaaaatatattactataaatatataaagaattagaaatatattgtcactataattgttaaaaatatatttatatctcaTTATTGATATCATATATTGATATGAGTTATTATTCTTCATCTCATGctgcatattttaatgttatttctattaaacataaaacaaattatctattaaaattataacatttaaaaataattcagcattattactttttctaaatagatgatatatattttgtatttatattttaattaataatataaatgagtACCTCATTTTAAATTTGCAATAACTTTGTATGCAAATATTTctaatatacaaataatttttattaaataatattacactgcatatatgtatatttctAAAATTAAAACCCAAAATGTGCAATCAaagttaatataattacaaattaaaataatatgatacCTAAATTCGTTTTAGAATaagttaatatatatgaaatgtatattatccttttcattattattaactatttaatatataaatatgaccTCCAATCTTAAgctataaaaacaaattcaataaaattatttgccTATGATTtacttaaattttatagatTTACAATTTCAATATTAGCTCTTTACTTgtggtaataataattttttagaaaCAATATAAGTGGATTTACCATTCTAGTGCATATTTCTACTTAGAACctaaacatattatatattacatattttataataaaaaatttagctcaatatagaaaacgatatttttattcaagttattaatataattaataccATATGGGTTTGTAGTGTTCATACTACTGCATTAAAATTGCACTTaagtataaattataataattactTTTTATCTTCTGCATctgttaatttttaatagtatatataattaatatatatcaacGTATTCGAatcaaattaatttaatgaTTTTGTCGTATTTAATACTTTATCTATTGTTATCATTGTCGATTTTTTATGCCATTGTATAGTACAACAGAATAATTAATACgcttaataaaaatactttaAACCAAATAGTAATTTTCCTTGTTTCATTGTTTTAAAGTATAACATTTtagaacatatatattatttcttaatgccaatatatttaaatttttttaaagcttgtacatatataataacctaatataaatattattagttcaaataaaatttattattatttgcttTCTCGatcaaattaatatttaattatatgaagtttccaatataaaaaaatatttcaatattaATTGTGGGAGaatattttactattttatatttataggtATATAACAATTCGAGCTCTAtctatcatattttttataattaatagaACCAAATATgatacaaaattttaataatactctcttatgaaattatattgactttttaaaatataatttatttgtacCTCAAAGCTATaaagtttaaaaattaataatgattGATCTAATGATAGCCTTTATGGAAAATAAGTAAAAGCTTACAAAACTATTTCTACtgatattaattaattttaatacaaaTGTAAAGGAAATACAAAAGGAAGTAGTAAATACAAttaaaacttaaaaaatattgtatatatagttccattttttatatattattaaaaatgttagaagcataataatattttataaacattGCTATGTTGTCGATTCTTGATCTATATTCCtggcatatatattttatgactatctattatatattggtAATATGCTTAATTAACATTAGAAATGTATCCATTAACTTGAAGATGCATTATAATGTAGGGAACAGTTCCAATGAATCAtcttataattaatacCAAACctcatatataatgatattattACAGTTCTGTTGGcgtaatataatttaaattaaaataacgacacaaataaaatttttcatcaaataaagaaatgtaTTGTGTTATGGATAATTCAACATAGTCCATGATTAACacgttttatataatagacAATTATGGCATAAAATAATACGACTTCATATATAGCCAATatctatattaatatatgcaatatagtcattttattttaatcaTATCAAATCAATATTGACACCTAATTATACTTATTATaacatatgaaaaaatgttatgCATCCTCTTTCGTATTAATGGCTATGCTCCATCAGGGTGGCGATATTTGGGCATAATATCGAGATTGATCATACAGGGGtggcatatatatataataaccaTTTATAGACCAATAAATGtgattaaattataaacagattataaaaatatgcctCTAACCCAAAACATAGATTCCATAGAACAAAACTATAAGTCATAGTACAGAACCCTGACAAAAAATCCGAATTTCCCAAAATGCAGCGCTAAAGTGGAGCCCTAACTCAAAACAAAGCAAACCCCAAAATGTAAAgcatagaaaaaaaatacacattatgcgttttatttattattttgtgtcTAATTATCTTCATTCTTAATTAACACCATTCCTCAAacttaatttaatttattttatataataatgcaaatatatttttaagaagtttattttttggatattctatataacgtacattttatgaacaaatataacataatgttttttagagtttataatatatctacaaatattaaataataaaatgtattaagcacattttttttttcgtgtcttgataattttaaatattacgAACAATAACCTATGAAAATACTATCTCATATccattttgaaaatacttaaaaatatagatttagttttttttgttctgcTATTTGTgaccatttttattttgttaatgtATGCTAAATATAATAGCATATGTATTCACTCAATTATGATAGTAatctaaattataaatacaaaatgaaaaaattaactttTTAGATATCCTTGTAAAGTTTACGGTTAAAGTTATATCATAAATTTTAGCAATATGCTACTAATTGTAGACAATAGTTTTGaggtaaataaaatgcttattactttaaataaaaaaatatgtaaacatttttatagatTTTCATATCATGCATAATTAATGCCATATATCATTAGCAGTTTTAAAAGTATTACatctattaataatatttctttctagagaataattatattttatacttgctataattaaaaaattatattaataatatatattttttttttattgacaccaatttaaatatacttgttattatatcgaagtaaaaataaaaaaacattttttggttgtcgttttttttcggtgcttttatatataaatatgctatATACATTACATTTaatcattaatattttttaagtaaaaCCATTATGtaaatcattatttattaataaaaaaataatatgtagcaattatatattttttcttatgccatattttaattcccaaaattaagaaaattaaataaaacaaaaaataaattaccGAAAacaaacaatatataataatttggatttattttattatatcaatTGTAATTTCATCTGATTACATGAAATACTGGAAAAACTccgaaaataaaataaagaactataattatacattttccatttcttataatttatttacgatttgttatattattatgacatacatgcatttatattaatattatttcacACTGATGCAATACGTATGTAGagtttgcatatataaatttgtatacaGCCACAATACGATTactatgatatatttttttgtgttaataatttatatacatacatttggaaaataaaattttaattatatatatgcatatattttgtctataaaaaaaatatatatttttaattgtatcatggattattatattccatAATAATGGTGATGGAAGACGGTGAATTGAATAATGACAAATTAAGAAATACAAAATGCAATTTAGATGGTGATCCTAAGATTGGTTGGTTacgtaataaaaatggtttacttttaaaaacatacGCGTGGATAGTTCAAAACCCTATAGGAAATGTATTGTTAATACATGGATTCAAAGTTCATACTcgattaatttttatgagaaaaaatttaaaaatgtcaAATAACAATGAAGGATTAGTAATAGACAATAATAATCgctatatttataaggATAGTTGGattgaaaaatttaatcaAAATGGTTATTCAGTATACGCGTTAGATTTACAAGGGCATGGCGAATCACAATCATTTGGAAAAATAAGAGGCGATTTTAGTTGTTTTGATGATTTAGTTGATGATGTATTCCAATATATGAATCAAATTCAAGGTGAAACCCCaagtgataataaaaagggtGATGAACCCCATAATATAGTAAcaactaaaaaaaagaagctTCCTATGTATATTGTTGGGTATTCGATTGGAGGAAATATTGCTTTAAGAATATTAATGTTATTagagaaagaaaaagaagacAGAACTAAGGCGCGAAATTCAAataactataaaaatagtaacaCCAGGCTAAGCAATTCTActaatattaatgatatTGACAATGGTATGTATGATAtgaataattcaaataattatggTTTCGATAAATCATGTTCTAGTATCTCTGCTGCGACAAATGCTATTGCTAGTGATAATCATGAAGAATGTTATGATAGTTTCGATAAATTCAATATTAAAGGCTGCGTATCTTTGTCTGGTATGATAAGAATAAAATCAGTATTGGATCCtggaaatatatcatttaagtatttttatttgcctTTAGCAGACTTCCTGGCTTATGTCTTACCTAATCCACGAATTTTGTCAGAATCACGTTATAAAAAGCCCGGACATTTTGCTAATATGTGtaaacattatatatttcgaaatattaatggaaaaaaatataaaactatgtctgaatttataaaagcAACGGTAAAAATGGATcgtaatattaattatataccaAAAGATAttcctttattatttgtgcATTCAAAAGATGATAGTATTTGTTCTTATGAATGGACAGTTTcgttttataataaattaaatgttAATGATAAGGAATTACATGTTGTTGATGGTATGAATCATGATACAACGATAAAACCAGGAAATGaagaaattttaaaaaaaattattgatTGGATTTGTAATTTAAGAACGAATGATGAAAACAAATAAGACgatgaaatataaaatccGCTTTAATAATgcttatattaattattgttttgtatttttataaacacaAATGTAACTTTTTcgattaattttttaagtcaaaacaaaaaaagataataataaatatattatgtccTTTTacgttatatatatgttcttttttgtttcaaattgtttttttaaattaaatttgtatatagtGTTTTTTGTTGCAATTTGAaggtatgtatataatgttAATTTGTGAATtaatatgaattaaaattaattatgtaATAGCTTTTAATTAACTTTTATGCtcttataattaataaaatggcaattaaaataatttacatttattattttctgttTCTTTATATGTAAGACAATTTTAAAGGCAAAAACGAAGAATCAAATTTAGTATTAGAATAtcgtttttaaaataaaatactgTTGAAGCAATTTAAATTGAACAAGTATTATTACGTAAATTTCTGGAAAGACATTCTCTAGATGTGTAtacatgttttttatatagtaGCATTGGTTAGTGGATATACGTGTTTCATAAGGAAAATAGACAACCGATttcttatattaataatattactattttgCATATGTAATATAGGTTAATTTATAgcgtatttatattaacttGCTCGTGTAAAAGCTATACCATTTACTGTGcttgatataaatatattttgtaaaattatcaataatagaacaaaaataaaaataagttatAAGACAGAATCTACATTAAAATGCCAAacgatatattttataaatatacatgtaaaatataaacaatcagtgctatttataataaataaattcatGAAATtgcatattaatattacaGAGTTCAGggttatattaaattacatttattataatattttcattttatgactatttttatttaacaaaaCCTCTTATTTGTACGCCACATTTTTTAGCTTAAATTATAGCTTCCTCGATAAAActgtaataaatattttatatatagagttatcaaattataatcGGATTCATTTTGCGTAATTTGCATACTCTATAATATGGGCGAATTAAtatccatattttataatattatgaaataaattatatatattttaatatacaattataaaatgcaAATACCCCAATATAAATCAAGATTCGACAAATCGACGTTATTTGTAACACAATAACGATTTATGaaagcattttttataatgtctaaaaaaatatatattaataaaaaagtatattataagaaattatttcatttccataaaaaattcactttttttttatttcattattttatgatgttgttaaaattttaatttatattaatagaaatatttttgcatacttttatttatttgtcataaaaatataatattaaattatcattcatcaattaataatatttatggttgatatatattatattttaaaacagtTAAAATGACcaattatgatatatataatttaatataaccCTAAGCCTTCCATGTAAAAAAaggcataaaaaatttatatagcgatattttttttcttaaaatataataaaaaccgttttttatattttcatctaCTTTTTAagtaattaaattaatttatataaagtaataaaaatataacaatttttttaattataaaaaacatttataaCACTATAATTAAGATTTAACAGAATTAATCTTGTTCAAatattaaacataaaattaaatattatttttatgtaatataatatatttgttctttacttttttttgtgttttgtaatataaatttgtaatctttttttatcgTTTTTTAATTCCCTCAAAATGTTTGTTTaaatctatatatatgctatatTGTAATATCAATATTAACTTCAAGTtactaaaatatatattgtttttgtattttcttgctaatatatatatatatatatatatataagccATTGCGTTTGAAGTGAATATCTATATAATAGAATCTTGTAATCTTATATTTCAGTTGGAAATAATGCAAAATAAGCTTTACCTATATATAACTGCAAATAACCACTACTGACGATGAAGGCAATACCATTAGGGCTAATTTCCTCAATAATATTTAGTATAGTTTTAGCAAAAAACAGTTCGGAATCAGAGTCCACCACGGGTTGcgtaatataataaataagcaCAATAATGcatcatattatatatgtccatattaattgttttaattttgtatataaatataataataaattaacataaaaatatttgatatatttttaattttgttatttttttagtttccattatatagaaaaaaaacaaagaaaaaCGATAAAATAGATGAACCAGTTGAAGATACGGGTTATGACCCTGATATTCCAGATCTCCAATTTATAGATGAATACTATCCAACGGTAATGGAAATTTGCAAAATACCCAAACCTATAGTAGGTGAACTCTTTACTTCAGAAGACGATGATATTACCGTTGATGAAGTGACCGGATTTtcaagaagaaaatatgatCCTCTGAGGATAGGACGCTATTTTAGACCATATGAAGAAGCGTTTGAATATAGAAATAGTTATATTGTGATACCTTTTAGGGACATTCATCATTACAATGAAATGGCCGCATGTGGTAGAGCTTTATTCCACCCGGCACCACCTAAGATACCTGAAAAACTGGAATTACCTGAAAAACAGGAATTACCTGAAAAACAGGAATTACCTGAAAAACTGGAATTACCTGAAAAACAGGAATTACCTGAAAAACTGGAATTACCTGAAAAACAGGAATTACCTGAAAAACAGGAATTACCTGAAAAACTGGAATTACCTGAAAAACAGGAATTACCTGAAAAACAGGAATTACCTGAAAAACAGGAATTACCTGAAAAACAGGAATTACCTGAAAAACAGGAAATACCAGAATTACCTAAGATACctgaaaaacaaaaattgcCAGTAGAACAAAAGTTAAGTGCAATATATGGAGAAGCCTCAAATACGCTATATAAAGATACAAAAGAATTAGATGAAGTTGCATCACATAGCGAAGATGgagaaaatgaagaaatatCTGAACAGAACAATCACCTATTGTGTACCAATCCAGGAGAAGCAATAGAAGCGGAAAAACTTATGAACGAAGCTATAATACATTTAGAGCATCATGCTGCAGATAAAGATGGTTATGAATTCTGTAAAGAATATGATTTTTACAGTATGGttttatatcaaaaaaaacatgagGGTCATATAGTTCAAAAACTGagattaaaatattataatttcaaTAAGGTATCAATTAAcgaataattttaaatttataagacaaattaaaattaaaaaataattataatttatatgtatatatctTTCTTTGTTTCCATTAGTATAATGATACAATAAACGACGTGTGGTATCCTGGTCGTGGCAATTCTTGCAATGATCGCTTTGTTAAAAGTAtacaaaacataaataattagtCAAATTAACATATTATCGTTACTATTTATTCGACATATCGTGATTTATTATTGCCATTGTTATATAATACTATTTATTGTTTCCCATATCTTCAAATTCATGATATTCTAATTTCATCTATgccattttataatattgattTTTAGGAAAAATTGCCCGTATGTACAATCCAAATTTAGTAGTAATACACCAACGTTACAAAGATTCGGCTTTTGGTAGctggaaatatttttatgctttAGCTGCAAAGATCGAAGTAaggaattattttttttttcgtccCCCCCcaaatcatatttttcatgtatttacaataatttatacaatatatttttattaattttgcagatatcagaaaaaaaaactataatTGTCATGACTTcagcaaatataaatgatcaTAACCCTTCTGgtaaagaatataaaaacgcAATAATAGAAAGCGCAAATTCATTCAAAATTGACATTGATTCTGAAGATGATATTCGACGtggaaaattaaaaaaaacgttTGTTAACATAGCTGGATAcataattgaaaaaaaattaggaTATGTTGATGTCACCTATGTCGAATCTGTAAgcaatatacaaattttaataacttATTTCAAcaactttaaaaaaatattgttttaaataaatgcacatgtttataatatatactataatgtgcaaaaattttaaacattttatatatttatccatttatgtttttttttcttagaTTGATGGACATTCTCCCACTCACCTAAAACGTGTTATTATGAAGGGTTTATCTTGTTTTTTCcctattaattaaaaatatatttatatatatttttcagtGCCATAATATTGGAAGATtcatgttaataaaatgttttattttcatgaatgtcatttatttaaattgccATCATAGtgtgtttttttgttttaagaATGTTTtctttgtatataaattgtttgtcttttaatattaggGTGTATctatatgcattatttttgtgaatactataaacataaatgttattatttatgagaatatgttatataatCCATTTCATATTAGCTTATGCCTTTTTTTAGTTGCACATTtgattttttgaatttcaTCACGTGATTAAACATATGAGGACGctcatataattaatcaacatttatatacaaataaatatgatcaaattataaacaaattaataaaaatatgcctCTATCccaaaacatatatttcataGAACAAAACTATAACTTATAGTACACAATCCTGACACAAAATATGGATTCCCCAAAATGCAACTCTAAATCTGAGCCCCAACCCTCAATATAgcttataattatattaataaatgtgtTTAAATTaagtttatttaaaatcattataaatattaactAAAAATTAGTAGattaaaaattcattaatatataacatgTATGCATGGAAATAAGAACAAATTAGTTTTCGGCAAATACTAAACATAGAAagttcattatatattaaattaaaaaatatataataataaaacaaacaataaatcaaatttaattattctataaaatgtaaaaattgtaacTTTTGTGctacaaaatattaaatatattatttttaattatttaaacaaatataataacaaagaGCGATTAtcttgatattttttatatttttcgtcTCAAATTAATGGTATCCCAATATTTCTTAGCTTTGTAAAGCCCATGCGGCATACATACTGCTATTAAGCACACTCCTCCTGATATGCATAGCCCCAAAAAAACTGCGGTCAATGACATTACCTTCTTAAATGTGTGTgcttttcctttttttaaatttatatcatttataaattccTTATAATTAGCTCTTGATGTAATttgattataataattgtcAAATTCATCATCGTTAATCtccaaaatattttcataattttccaattgtttaaaattttcatgcTCTAATAcagaattattttcatctttttttattattcttataTCATGTATCGGTTGTATTGCTAATTCACTATTCCTTTTATTATCAA is part of the Plasmodium chabaudi chabaudi strain AS genome assembly, chromosome: 6 genome and encodes:
- a CDS encoding fam-b protein, translated to MKASILKFVLFSIIVCSFEYTKNELYYVNERSIDRERNVINYRNNRILEDADNQFDLNNFYESNSNFSNQFNDCNDDDEIANLRNAISSLIRKHKEEKKLSNLNPVDKRTIKIIYEMQKKFEKFEKEIDNKRNSELAIQPIHDIRIIKKDENNSVLEHENFKQLENYENILEINDDEFDNYYNQITSRANYKEFINDINLKKGKAHTFKKVMSLTAVFLGLCISGGVCLIAVCMPHGLYKAKKYWDTINLRRKI
- a CDS encoding lysophospholipase, putative; its protein translation is MVMEDGELNNDKLRNTKCNLDGDPKIGWLRNKNGLLLKTYAWIVQNPIGNVLLIHGFKVHTRLIFMRKNLKMSNNNEGLVIDNNNRYIYKDSWIEKFNQNGYSVYALDLQGHGESQSFGKIRGDFSCFDDLVDDVFQYMNQIQGETPSDNKKGDEPHNIVTTKKKKLPMYIVGYSIGGNIALRILMLLEKEKEDRTKARNSNNYKNSNTRLSNSTNINDIDNGMYDMNNSNNYGFDKSCSSISAATNAIASDNHEECYDSFDKFNIKGCVSLSGMIRIKSVLDPGNISFKYFYLPLADFLAYVLPNPRILSESRYKKPGHFANMCKHYIFRNINGKKYKTMSEFIKATVKMDRNINYIPKDIPLLFVHSKDDSICSYEWTVSFYNKLNVNDKELHVVDGMNHDTTIKPGNEEILKKIIDWICNLRTNDENK
- a CDS encoding fam-a protein codes for the protein MKAIPLGLISSIIFSIVLAKNSSESESTTGCFPLYRKKTKKNDKIDEPVEDTGYDPDIPDLQFIDEYYPTVMEICKIPKPIVGELFTSEDDDITVDEVTGFSRRKYDPLRIGRYFRPYEEAFEYRNSYIVIPFRDIHHYNEMAACGRALFHPAPPKIPEKLELPEKQELPEKQELPEKLELPEKQELPEKLELPEKQELPEKQELPEKLELPEKQELPEKQELPEKQELPEKQELPEKQEIPELPKIPEKQKLPVEQKLSAIYGEASNTLYKDTKELDEVASHSEDGENEEISEQNNHLLCTNPGEAIEAEKLMNEAIIHLEHHAADKDGYEFCKEYDFYSMVLYQKKHEGHIVQKLRLKYYNFNKYNDTINDVWYPGRGNSCNDRFVKRKIARMYNPNLVVIHQRYKDSAFGSWKYFYALAAKIEISEKKTIIVMTSANINDHNPSGKEYKNAIIESANSFKIDIDSEDDIRRGKLKKTFVNIAGYIIEKKLGYVDVTYVESIDGHSPTHLKRVIMKGLSCFFPIN